GCGCAGACCACCATGGCGTTGATTCGCGAACTCAAGCTTGGCGCTAGCACCGGTACCAAGGTGATTCTGGTCGGCAAGGACGGCGAGAAGAAAATCGACAAACTTGGGCCTGTGGGTCCCAAGGAAATATTCACCACCATCGATGAGCTTCCCGCTGAGGAAAAAAACTTTGCGGCGCCTGCGGTTTCGGCCCCGGCACCCGAAGCCAAACCGGGCAAGGCAGAGAAAGCAGGCAAGACGGCGAAAGGCGCTCCGGCCAAGGCGCTGGAAGACTGATTGCGCCAAACATGGGCTGGGTGATCGGGCAGGAATGTGCCGTCTGTAGCTAAAACGATGCTTCGGGCTTGGGTGATGGGAATAAATCCATCATTCTGAGTGGGGATCGGAGTTTACCGATCCCGTTCGAACTCCGTTTCAAGCGATCAAGTGCCTAAATCAAGTGCCTATGAAAACCGTTGCAATTGTCCTGTTCCCCGACTTCCTGCTCCTTGATATGGCCGGGCCAATCGAGGTGTTCTCCATCGCCAACCGTTATCTGCACGTCGATAACCATTACCAGCTCACTACCATCGGTACCCGGTCGTCAGCCATTCGCGCCTCTAATGGCGTTTCGGTGCAGCCCGATATATCCATCGATGCGGCATCGAAAAGCTACGACCTGCTGCTCGTACCAGGTGGTCCCGGCGCTTATAACGATAGAAATCCCGACCTGTTTGCCTGGCTGAGCGAGGCTGCGCAACGGTCCGGGTTGTATGGCTCGATCTGCACCGGCGCGTTCATATTGGGTCATGCCGGCTTGCTGGACGGCCATCGCGTGACCACGCACTGGCATTACACGGAAAGACTGATCAGTGGTTTCCCTGCGGCACAGGTGACGACCGACGAAATCTATATCAGGGATCGCCGTTTGATCACGTCAGGGGGCGTCACCGCCGGAATCGACCTGGCATTGGCGATTGTTTCCC
This genomic window from Pseudomonas sp. G.S.17 contains:
- a CDS encoding DUF4174 domain-containing protein; this encodes MFIRSLTIATLLACAGPLFAAEKAGADNDTPLGQERGRTRPLIIIAPSTVDPTLVSLKKALGEPENQKAFAERNMVLYTVVNTIGQRDGKNLDAQTTMALIRELKLGASTGTKVILVGKDGEKKIDKLGPVGPKEIFTTIDELPAEEKNFAAPAVSAPAPEAKPGKAEKAGKTAKGAPAKALED
- a CDS encoding GlxA family transcriptional regulator encodes the protein MKTVAIVLFPDFLLLDMAGPIEVFSIANRYLHVDNHYQLTTIGTRSSAIRASNGVSVQPDISIDAASKSYDLLLVPGGPGAYNDRNPDLFAWLSEAAQRSGLYGSICTGAFILGHAGLLDGHRVTTHWHYTERLISGFPAAQVTTDEIYIRDRRLITSGGVTAGIDLALAIVSQDHGKKVALDVAKVLLVVMTRQGGQAQFSPLVAAVASQDSPITRMQNYLLEHLEEEFSIERMAAMSAMSARHFSRVFVREVKMTPMEFIQNARIDKARSLLETTALPLKTIAHRSGFGSVRHMSHLFSERLGLTPTQYRQQFG